TCAATCCCGCTGGCGTACCTGCTTGCCCGGTCCGACCCCATCCCTCGCACGCTCCTGGAGGGGCTCTACCCGAGGGCCAGGGAAAGGGATGTGACGGCGGCCTCCGCCAGGTTCGGCGTCGATCCCTTGGATATTTGGGCCATCATGCGCCGTGAGAGCGCCTTCGACGAGGAGGCGTACAGCAGCGCCGGCGCCATGGGCCTGATGCAGCTGATGCCACCCACCGCCAGGGAAAACGCGCTGTTGCTCGGTGAAAAGGAGGGCGAATATTTCGATCCCGCCAAGAACATCCTCTTGGGTGCTCATCACTTTTCCAGGTTGACGCGAATATTTGATAGGATCGAGTTCGCCGTGGCCGCCTACAATGCCGGCCAGGGGGCCGTCGGGAGATGGCTTCCGCCCAAGGGACCGATCGAGGAATGGGTGGAGGATATTCCTTACGGGGAGACCAGGGAATTCGTACGCCAGGTCATGGCGAACAGGTATGTTTACAGGGCAATGTACCCTGATATCGCGAAAAAGGGGGATCAACTGCAATGAACGAGGGGACTCCATATCCGGAAGAGACCACCGTGGATCCCGTGGAAAGGGTTCGGGCCTTCCTGAACGAAGCGGGTTATCGGGGCGAGATCCATTTCAGCCAAGAGACCATAAGGACCGTGGAAGACGCCTCCAGAAGCGTGGGGGCACCGCCCGAGGAGATTTTGAAGACCCTCGTCCTCTTGGCCGACGGCAAACCAGTTATCGCCCTGATGTCGGGGCCGAACAGGATAGACCTGAAAAAGGTGAAGATCTTCCTTGAAGCCAGGAAGGTTTCCATGGCAAGGGCGGAGTGGGTCCTGGAGCACATGGGTTTCGAGGTGGGCGGTGTCCCCCCGGTGGGGTTTCCTTCACTGCCCTGTGCACTGATAGATGAGGATCTTTTTCGTTTCCAGAAGGTGTGGGCGGCCGCTGGAACGGAACACAGCTTCTTTCCCGTCAACCCAAGAGACCTGGCGGGCTACATAGGCGGGATCGAGGCGGATATAAAGAAGGAGGTTTAACGCTTCTCGGGCACAATGGCCTCCAGC
Above is a genomic segment from Thermovirga sp. containing:
- a CDS encoding lytic transglycosylase domain-containing protein; this translates as SIPLAYLLARSDPIPRTLLEGLYPRARERDVTAASARFGVDPLDIWAIMRRESAFDEEAYSSAGAMGLMQLMPPTARENALLLGEKEGEYFDPAKNILLGAHHFSRLTRIFDRIEFAVAAYNAGQGAVGRWLPPKGPIEEWVEDIPYGETREFVRQVMANRYVYRAMYPDIAKKGDQLQ
- a CDS encoding YbaK/EbsC family protein encodes the protein MDPVERVRAFLNEAGYRGEIHFSQETIRTVEDASRSVGAPPEEILKTLVLLADGKPVIALMSGPNRIDLKKVKIFLEARKVSMARAEWVLEHMGFEVGGVPPVGFPSLPCALIDEDLFRFQKVWAAAGTEHSFFPVNPRDLAGYIGGIEADIKKEV